The proteins below are encoded in one region of Malaclemys terrapin pileata isolate rMalTer1 chromosome 8, rMalTer1.hap1, whole genome shotgun sequence:
- the LOC128841970 gene encoding dynein light chain Tctex-type protein 2B-like yields the protein MNARKPKDLKASKERVTGAKKVTFNAAGREERAVSKSKPSPGALAAGGYSPSKLQMGTETTRASEATTSKPAAVSLRGLLAAQRLTKEFKNRATMKNKSRLQISRHKPITIINEKIPVSSAIPKEKFSCGRAEELLREYLPTKLANVTYEPAKCASLTLALSEEIKHLVKQVTPPRYKLVVNVTIGNKSKDETVDIVVTSRCLWDPHSDNFTSSQYVNETLFCIVLVHAVYFE from the exons ATGAATGCCAGGAAACCAAAAGACCTAAAGGCCTCAAAAGAAAGAGTGACAGGTGCTAAAAAAGTCACCTTCAatgcagcaggaagagaagaaagggcCGTCTCTAAATCTAAGCCA TCCCCAGGTGCTCTTGCTGCTGGCGGTTACTCACCTTCCAAGCTTCAGATGGGCACAGAAACCACAAGAGCTTCAGAGGCCACAACTTCTAAACCAGCCGCTGTTAGCCTGAGGGGCCTTCTAGCCGCCCAGCGACTCACTAAGGAATTTAAG AACCGAGCCACTATGAAAAACAAGTCAAGACTCCAGATCTCTCGTCACAAGCCCATCACCATCATCAATGAGAAG ATTCCAGTCTCGTCTGCAATACCGAAAGAGAAATTCTCTTGTGGCAGAGCAGAAGAGCTGCTAAGGGAATATTTACCAACCAAACTCGCCAACGTTACTTATGAGCCTGCAAAATGTGCCAGCCTCACTCTTGCTTTAAGTGAAGAAATAAAACACTTGGTCAAGCAAGTCACTCCTCCTCGGTATAAGTTAGTTGTCAACGTCACCATTGGAAACAAAAGCAAAGATGAGACTGTGGATATAGTGGTGACTAGCCGGTGTCTGTGGGACCCTCATTCAGATAACTTCACATCCTCCCAGTACGTGAATGAGACACTCTTTTGTATTGTTTTGGTACATGCTGTTTATTTCGAGTAA